One region of Chanodichthys erythropterus isolate Z2021 chromosome 19, ASM2448905v1, whole genome shotgun sequence genomic DNA includes:
- the zdhhc6 gene encoding palmitoyltransferase ZDHHC6 isoform X2 — translation MNILSAIIVFENLHEVKRLFHWGPIIALTVIGVCSSMAILDSIIWYWPLDTTGGSINFIMLINWTVLILYNYFNAMFVGPGYIPLEWKPENQQDVMYLQFCKLCQGYKAPRSHHCRKCNRCVMKMDHHCPWINNCCGHMNHAYFTSFLLLAPLGCIHAALIFIMTTYTQLYDRISFGWSSVKIDMSAARHIHNPIMPFSIAAFAATLFALGLALGTTIAVGMLFFIQMKVILRNKTSIEAWIEEKAKDRIQYYQTGEDFIFPYDLGSRWENFKQVFTWSGTPMGDGIEWPVHEKCNQYTLTIEQLKQKHDKRQRSVEYRVVEDYNGACCPLGKGLNTFFRTPCTEEPRIKLTKGETIFATRGTKWWMYGDKVLNEEQAKAEVRIRGWFPRRCVEKCHYDSANNSTSEEKKEQ, via the exons atgaatattctgtctgCTATAATTGTGTTTGAGAACCTCCATGAGGTCAAAAGGCTTTTCCACTGGGGTCCGATCATCGCTCTGACGGTCATTGGCGTGTGCTCCTCCATGGCCATACTAGACTCCATAATCTGGTACTGGCCACTGGACACCACTGGAGGCAGCATCAACTTCATCATGCTCATTAACTGGACTGTCCTCATTCTTTACAACTACTTTAATGCCATGTTTGTCGGCCCTGGTTACATACCTCTGGAGTGGAAACCG GAAAATCAACAAGATGTAATGTACTTACAGTTCTGTAAATTGTGCCAAGGCTATAAAGCCCCAAGGTCGCATCACTGTCGCAAGTGTAACAG GTGTGTGATGAAGATGGATCATCATTGTCCCTGGATCAACAACTGTTGTGGTCACATGAATCATGCGTACTTCACAAGCTTTCTCCTGCTCGCTCCACTGGGCTGCATACACGCCGCACTAATATTTATCATGACTACGTACACTCAACTTTATGATCGG ATCTCATTTGGTTGGAGCTCAGTGAAGATTGACATGAGCGCTGCTCGGCACATCCACAATCCCATCATGCCTTTCAGCATTGCAGCATTTGCAGCCACTCTTTTTGCACTGGGACTGGCTCTAGGGACCACTATTGCTGTTGGgatgttgttttttattcag ATGAAGGTGATTCTACGAAACAAAACCTCAATAGAAGCATGGATTGAGGAGAAA GCCAAAGACAGAATCCAATACTACCAAACAGGTGAAGACTTCATCTTCCCCTATGACCTGGGCAGCCGATGGGAGAACTTCAAGCAGGTGTTCACATGGTCTGGTACCCCCATGGGAGATGGAATCGAATGGCCTGTGCATGAGAAGTGTAACCAGTATACTCTAACC ATTGAGCAGCTGAAGCAAAAACACGATAAACGGCAGAGGAGT GTGGAGTACAGAGTGGTGGAGGACTACAATGGGGCTTGTTGCCCTTTGGGAAAGGGATTAAACACTTTCTTTAGGACACCTTGTACAGAGGAACCCAGAATCAAACTCACAAAGGGGGAGACGATCTTTGCTACAAGAGGAACAAA GTGGTGGATGTATGGGGACAAAGTTTTGAATGAGGAACAGGCGAAAG CCGAAGTTCGTATTAGAGGATGGTTTCCACGCAGATGTGTCGAGAAGTGTCACTATGACTCAGCGAATAATTCCACAAGTGAAGAAAAGAAAGAGCAATGA
- the zdhhc6 gene encoding palmitoyltransferase ZDHHC6 isoform X1, protein MNILSAIIVFENLHEVKRLFHWGPIIALTVIGVCSSMAILDSIIWYWPLDTTGGSINFIMLINWTVLILYNYFNAMFVGPGYIPLEWKPMNFQQPLFQSSVSHDPSEIILENQQDVMYLQFCKLCQGYKAPRSHHCRKCNRCVMKMDHHCPWINNCCGHMNHAYFTSFLLLAPLGCIHAALIFIMTTYTQLYDRISFGWSSVKIDMSAARHIHNPIMPFSIAAFAATLFALGLALGTTIAVGMLFFIQMKVILRNKTSIEAWIEEKAKDRIQYYQTGEDFIFPYDLGSRWENFKQVFTWSGTPMGDGIEWPVHEKCNQYTLTIEQLKQKHDKRQRSVEYRVVEDYNGACCPLGKGLNTFFRTPCTEEPRIKLTKGETIFATRGTKWWMYGDKVLNEEQAKAEVRIRGWFPRRCVEKCHYDSANNSTSEEKKEQ, encoded by the exons atgaatattctgtctgCTATAATTGTGTTTGAGAACCTCCATGAGGTCAAAAGGCTTTTCCACTGGGGTCCGATCATCGCTCTGACGGTCATTGGCGTGTGCTCCTCCATGGCCATACTAGACTCCATAATCTGGTACTGGCCACTGGACACCACTGGAGGCAGCATCAACTTCATCATGCTCATTAACTGGACTGTCCTCATTCTTTACAACTACTTTAATGCCATGTTTGTCGGCCCTGGTTACATACCTCTGGAGTGGAAACCG atgaattttcagcagccattattccagtcttcagtgtcacatgatccttctgagATCATTCTA GAAAATCAACAAGATGTAATGTACTTACAGTTCTGTAAATTGTGCCAAGGCTATAAAGCCCCAAGGTCGCATCACTGTCGCAAGTGTAACAG GTGTGTGATGAAGATGGATCATCATTGTCCCTGGATCAACAACTGTTGTGGTCACATGAATCATGCGTACTTCACAAGCTTTCTCCTGCTCGCTCCACTGGGCTGCATACACGCCGCACTAATATTTATCATGACTACGTACACTCAACTTTATGATCGG ATCTCATTTGGTTGGAGCTCAGTGAAGATTGACATGAGCGCTGCTCGGCACATCCACAATCCCATCATGCCTTTCAGCATTGCAGCATTTGCAGCCACTCTTTTTGCACTGGGACTGGCTCTAGGGACCACTATTGCTGTTGGgatgttgttttttattcag ATGAAGGTGATTCTACGAAACAAAACCTCAATAGAAGCATGGATTGAGGAGAAA GCCAAAGACAGAATCCAATACTACCAAACAGGTGAAGACTTCATCTTCCCCTATGACCTGGGCAGCCGATGGGAGAACTTCAAGCAGGTGTTCACATGGTCTGGTACCCCCATGGGAGATGGAATCGAATGGCCTGTGCATGAGAAGTGTAACCAGTATACTCTAACC ATTGAGCAGCTGAAGCAAAAACACGATAAACGGCAGAGGAGT GTGGAGTACAGAGTGGTGGAGGACTACAATGGGGCTTGTTGCCCTTTGGGAAAGGGATTAAACACTTTCTTTAGGACACCTTGTACAGAGGAACCCAGAATCAAACTCACAAAGGGGGAGACGATCTTTGCTACAAGAGGAACAAA GTGGTGGATGTATGGGGACAAAGTTTTGAATGAGGAACAGGCGAAAG CCGAAGTTCGTATTAGAGGATGGTTTCCACGCAGATGTGTCGAGAAGTGTCACTATGACTCAGCGAATAATTCCACAAGTGAAGAAAAGAAAGAGCAATGA